Genomic DNA from Bacillota bacterium:
GTGAAGACAATGGCGAGCGTCACCAGTACAGCAGCGGCGATAACCGTTGGCAGGACCGGAGTCGCCAGCAGGGCGGACAGCGCCAGCCCGGTAAATGCCGAATGTGCCACTGCTTCTCCGAAGAACGAAAGACGCCGCGTGACCACGAAAACGCCGACAAGCGGCAAGCTGAAACCCAGTAACACGGCTGCAATCAACGCGCGCTGGAAGAAGGGATACTGCAAAATCTCCGTCATGGCTGGTGCTCCCGGTGTGTGTAAAGTGTCATTTCTTGTCCGTACACCAGACGAATCATCTCGGCGTTCAAAGCCTGAGCAGGTGGCCCGAAGCAGAGCAATCGGCGGTTCAGGCACAGCACCTGCGAGGCGTAGCGGGTGACCACGCTCAGGTCATGCGAGACCAATACCACCGTCAGGTGATGTTCTTCCCGCAGCTGCTCGATAATGTCGTAGAAGCGGCTCTCCCCTTCGATATCTACGCCGGTTGCCGGTTCGTCCAGAAAGAGGATCTCCGGTTCACGCAACAGATTCAGGGCAATCACCACCCGCTGGAGCTGCCCTCCCGAAAGCTTACCGATGGGATGGTGAAGCATGCGAGAAACCCCGACCTCGTGCAGGGCAGATTCGATACGAGATGAAGAGGCATGAGGTACGTAGGCGTGCAGCATCTCTTTTACCGTCAGGGGAAGGTAGCGGTCGTACTCCAGCTGCTGCGGTACATAGCCCACCTTCTGGCGCAGCTCGCCAATCTGGGCGATGGGCACCCCAAAAAGGGTAATGCTGCCGGAAGCCAGTGGCACCAAACCCAGCGCCGCGCGCAGCAGGGTGGTCTTGCCCGCGCCGTTGGGACCGATGATGGCGACCGTGCTGCCGCGTTCGACCTGCAGGGTGATGTTCTCGATGAGACGCACGCCACCTATCTCCACACTGACGTTGTTCACATCCAGAACGATGTCCGCCATTTATGTCTCCTTACTACCAGAAGCCAGCCACACGTAACCCAACACACTTCGCAGCGATTCCACAGGCAGATGTTTGCTGACGAGGTCATGGAACTCCTTGCGTGTGAAACGATAATAGTAGATACCACCCGGATGCATACCCTGTTTGGATGCACCCCAGCGGGTCAGCCACGACCAGTGATAACCGGATATCGCATATCGTCCGCCCGGCTTGAGCACGCGAGACATCTCCGCCAGCACCTGCCGGCGCAGTCGGTCGCTGGGCAGATGCTCGACCAGCTGGCAGCTGGCTACCGCGTCCAGCGTTTCGTCCGCAAGGGGCAGGAAACAGGCGTCCGCATGTATCAGCAGTGTCTTCTCCAGAAAGCCTGCCTGTTGCATCCGCTGCCGGCACAACCGCAGGCTTTGCAACGAGAAATCCACGCCTATTGTGAAATCTGCCAGCGCAGCAAAATGCTGCAGCATCCGTCCCGTACCGCAACCGATTTCCGCCAGTACATTAAACCGCCCCGATTCACCTCGTAGCGCGCGTAACGTCATGCGGGTTTCCACCGGCGACATGAGGAGCAGTCCCAGTAGACGGTCGTATTGTGAAGCCTGTGCATCCCGTGCCTGCATCTCTGACTGCTTTCGCAACCACTCCTCACGCTCATGCGCTGTCGCGAGGTCGTGCAGCACAAAGCTGGGAATGCCATCCACAATGGGAAACGTCCTCTGACATTCGGAGCACCGTATTTTTCCTTCGCCCGCGAGCAGCTGCTCGCGGTCAAAAGGGCATCTCAACATCTCGCTCTGCCACTGTTGCATGTCCCATCCCTTCCCAAGCGAACTATCGGCGCATGGCTCTATCCAGCGCATTGATATTGCGCATCATGCGTTGCTGGTAGCTCTCCTCCGTGTGGTTCCACGTTTGCTCCATCGGGTCCAGCGGGAATACCGGCACCCCGAGGTCTGCTGCCACTGCTTCCACCAGTCGCGAGGAGGCGGGGGGTGCGGCAAAGATAACCTGCACCCGCTCGCGACGCGCGGTATCCATCAGGTCGCGCAGCCACCGGGCGGAAGGCTCGACGCCGGGTAGCGGTTCAAACACAGCCACCTGCTCCAGTCCTGCCTCCTCGGCGAGGTAGCGGTAGGCTCCATGCGCCGCGATAAACTTCTTTTGCTTCCATGCTTTTGCTCGTTCTGTCAGAATGTGGCGCAGGTCGCGCAGCTGCGTGATAAGCCGGTTTGCATTGCGCTGGTAATCGTCAGCGTGCGCCGGGTCCAGAGCGACCAGTGTATCCCTCGCGTTTTGCGCCAAACGCATTGCGTTCCGCAGAGAGAGCCAGACATGCGGGTCCACCAACTCTTCGTGATGTGCCTCTTCATGCGCATGCAGGTGCTCGTGCTCCGCCAGTGCCGGGAGCTTCCAGCAGCCCTCTGCTAATTCTACCACGCGCGGGTGTCTGCGACCAAGTCCGCGAAGCATGGTTTTCAGAAAGGGTTCGGCTTCCAGCCCCAGCGCGAACACCACATCCGCGTGCTGCAGCAGTTTCATCTGCTTTGCCGTGGGAGCGAAAGAGTGCAGCTCTCCGCCTGGCGGCAGGATGGTCTCCACCGAAACGTGATTGCCTCCTACCTGCCTGACGATATCGGCAACCGGGAAGAATGTAGCAACAGCACGAAGCGGTTCAGAGTTAGTCACAGCGGTTGCACGCTCATCACGTGGTGCGCAACTAGCGATCATCAGAAACACGACGATTGGTAGCAACACACGCCTCAGGTTCGTGGTTTGCCGCACATTTTGTAACATTTCAACTTTTCTCATATCCTTACTTGTTTTCGACATGAGTTGTCCACCTAACAGTAATTATACGGAAGATTCTTTATGGTTGCACTACCGATAAAAGGGTAGGGAACCGTAAGATGGAAACGCACGTTGGGACAACAACCCTTCCTTCGCCAGCGCCGTCTTCCACCCGCGTGCGTTTCATCGGAAATGAGCAGGAGGCTCAACAGAAGACAACTCAAGGAGGAAGAGGTAGAAGATGAGTCTGCGTATCAACACCAACATTACCGCGATGAACGCCCTGCGT
This window encodes:
- a CDS encoding methyltransferase domain-containing protein; this translates as MQQWQSEMLRCPFDREQLLAGEGKIRCSECQRTFPIVDGIPSFVLHDLATAHEREEWLRKQSEMQARDAQASQYDRLLGLLLMSPVETRMTLRALRGESGRFNVLAEIGCGTGRMLQHFAALADFTIGVDFSLQSLRLCRQRMQQAGFLEKTLLIHADACFLPLADETLDAVASCQLVEHLPSDRLRRQVLAEMSRVLKPGGRYAISGYHWSWLTRWGASKQGMHPGGIYYYRFTRKEFHDLVSKHLPVESLRSVLGYVWLASGSKET
- a CDS encoding metal ABC transporter substrate-binding protein → MLQNVRQTTNLRRVLLPIVVFLMIASCAPRDERATAVTNSEPLRAVATFFPVADIVRQVGGNHVSVETILPPGGELHSFAPTAKQMKLLQHADVVFALGLEAEPFLKTMLRGLGRRHPRVVELAEGCWKLPALAEHEHLHAHEEAHHEELVDPHVWLSLRNAMRLAQNARDTLVALDPAHADDYQRNANRLITQLRDLRHILTERAKAWKQKKFIAAHGAYRYLAEEAGLEQVAVFEPLPGVEPSARWLRDLMDTARRERVQVIFAAPPASSRLVEAVAADLGVPVFPLDPMEQTWNHTEESYQQRMMRNINALDRAMRR
- a CDS encoding metal ABC transporter ATP-binding protein, whose translation is MADIVLDVNNVSVEIGGVRLIENITLQVERGSTVAIIGPNGAGKTTLLRAALGLVPLASGSITLFGVPIAQIGELRQKVGYVPQQLEYDRYLPLTVKEMLHAYVPHASSSRIESALHEVGVSRMLHHPIGKLSGGQLQRVVIALNLLREPEILFLDEPATGVDIEGESRFYDIIEQLREEHHLTVVLVSHDLSVVTRYASQVLCLNRRLLCFGPPAQALNAEMIRLVYGQEMTLYTHREHQP